Proteins encoded in a region of the Canis lupus familiaris isolate Mischka breed German Shepherd chromosome 1, alternate assembly UU_Cfam_GSD_1.0, whole genome shotgun sequence genome:
- the LOC119870318 gene encoding tetra-peptide repeat homeobox protein 1-like, which produces MQEPGSPSGPGLTPNLRKTRRDRTVYLKEQLQELERHFMTNQYPSYQERLALAARLHLEEHQVQVWFKNRRAKHSRLQGLPNGRGRGACAVPMDQDPPTPESVLDPVPTWARVPVPAGPAFPGDPGISSSPVHSPALTPQAAEPSVSSLGPTRQVPGQGSQGHIPAAQAPVPALDPTRPQGSSASDFPPDPMLAPDFTELLSPRDPLEGPPFPLMSGY; this is translated from the exons ATGCAGGAGCCAGGCTCTCCCTCGG GCCCCGGGCTGACCCCAAACCTCCGGAAGACCCGGAGGGATCGCACCGTGTACCTCAAGGAACAGCTGCAGGAGCTGGAGAGACATTTCATGACGAACCAGTACCCTAGCTACCAGGAACGCTTGGCCCTGGCGGCCAGGCTCCATCTGGAGGAGCACCAAGTGCAG gTGTGGTTCAAGAACCGCAGAGCCAAgcactccaggctgcagggacTGCCTAATGGACGAGGTCGGGGAGCCTGCGCCGTGCCCATGGACcaagacccccccacccctgaaTCTGTCCTAGACCCTGTCCCCACCTGGGCCCGGGTTCCTGTCCCTGCTGGCCCTGCTTTCCCAGGGGACCCAGGCATCTCCAGCTCCCCTGTGCACAGCCCCGCGTTGACCCCTCAGGCAGCAGAGCCCAGTGTCTCCAGCCTCGGGCCCACCAGGCAGGTCCCTGGGCAGGGCTCCCAGGGACACATCCCCGCTGCCCAGGCCCCTGTCCCAGCCCTGGACCCGACTAGGCCTCAGGGCTCCTCCGCCTCGGACTTCCCGCCTGACCCCATGCTGGCCCCCGATTTCACAGAGCTCCTCTCGCCCCGAGACCCCTTGGAGGGACCTCCTTTCCCCCTGATGTCTGGATACTAA